A single window of Gossypium arboreum isolate Shixiya-1 chromosome 13, ASM2569848v2, whole genome shotgun sequence DNA harbors:
- the LOC108489902 gene encoding signal peptide peptidase-like isoform X2 — translation MKNCERLANLALAGLTLAPLVVKVDPNLNVILTACLAVYVGCYRSVKPTPPSETMSKEHAMRFPFIGSAMLLSLFLLFKFLSKDLVNAVLTCYFFVLGTVALSATILPAMKRFLPKLWNEDLIIWRFPYFRSLEIEFTRSQVIAAIPGSFFCAWYASQKHWLANNILGLAFCIQGIEMLSLGSFKIGAILLTGLFVYDIFWVFFTPVMVSVAKSFDAPIKLLFPTTDSARPFSMLGLGDIVIPGIFVALALRFDASRGKGSQYFKSAFSGYTVGLVLTIIVMNWFQAAQPALLYIVPAVMGFLALHCIWNGEVKPLLEFDESNTEVKSQEGSTDEYSKKVE, via the exons ATGAAGAACTGTGAAAGACTCGCTAATTTAGCTTTagcag GGTTGACATTGGCACCACTTGTTGTGAAGGTGGACCCTAACTTGAATGTTATTTTGACTGCATGCCTAGCAGTATATGTGGGCTGCTATCGTTCTGTCAAGCCAACTCCACCATCG GAGACAATGTCTAAAGAGCATGCTATGCGTTTTCCGTTCATTGGGAGTGCGATGCTGTTATCACTTTTCTTACTGTTCAAATTCTTATCAAAAGACTTGGTTAATGCAGTATTGACATGCTATTTCTTTGTGCTAGGAACTGTTGCCCTTTC GGCAACAATATTGCCTGCCATGAAACGCTTCTTGCCAAAGCTTTGGAATGAGGACCTTATCATTTGGCGTTTTCCATACTTCCGAT CTTTGGAGATTGAGTTCACAAGGTCTCAGGTCATAGCTGCAATTCCTGGATCCTTTTTCTGTGCATGGTACGCTTCACAGAAGCATTGGCTGGCTAATAATATTCTGGGTCTCGCTTTCTGCATTCAG GGAATTGAAATGCTTTCTCTTGGATCTTTTAAGATTGGTGCCATTCTCTTG ACTGGGCTTTTTGTATATGATATATTCTGGGTTTTTTTCACTCCCGTGATGGTTAGTGTTGCAAAGTCTTTTGATGCTCCTATAAAG CTTTTGTTCCCAACAACAGACTCTGCACGACCGTTTTCCATGCTTGGACTCGGTGACATTGTAATTCCTG GTATTTTTGTAGCGCTAGCTTTAAGATTTGATGCATCTAGGGGGAAAGGGAGCCAGTATTTTAAGAGTGCATTTTCTGGATACACAGTGGGATTGGTCCTTACAATTATCGTCATGAATTGGTTTCAAGCTGCACAG CCTGCACTTTTGTATATTGTACCAGCTGTTATGGGATTCTTGGCTCTTCACTGTATATGGAATGGAGAAGTCAAACCG TTATtggaatttgatgaatcaaatacTGAAGTTAAATCTCAGGAAGGCAGCACTGACGAATATAGCAAGAAGGTTGAATGA
- the LOC108453778 gene encoding uncharacterized protein LOC108453778 isoform X1, translating to MEDSGEQQTEENKGSVDVANKKRTFKTPAQLLALEEVYKEQKFPSDEMKARLAVQIRLTEKQISSWFCHRRLKDKRRDESYPNGRQDHSSGVIQDRGSGLRQDSCGSIKQGDYRNIDLREVESRRIYGQEFPAADLKFECRSHQNPYDDRMEDTSSESNLSLNDQPENGAITQINPRSSKSIGYKPSGYLKVKGEIENPAITAVKRQLGRHFKEDGPLLGIQFDSLPPGAFEFPSSSPVNEPMYVGDTRQTHSPDISGVIKQPSNIVNVHNSKISSQDSDMEGAKFNTVQGSERLDRKSHHQLKHRSSLDIYNDSTKKSTLTDSKRIKTSSKFAVEKMGSDSFPNHPSPYGMKISDEQQKPWLHDDDSHTYKAPKNENLSRTSNLIRGYNESSSTERGSSARMGKVEKLRGEWKTKKECPVTVKNDLKNKLRVSKQVNVQYPQQDFAAYAPHARLPLLTNQTKGGNSNYCGGAFLQFSRLFLVSTSSNYWNNICVCVPFE from the exons atGGAAG ATTCGGGTGAACAACAGACCGAAGAGAATAAAGGTTCTGTTGATGTTGCGAACAAGAAAAGAACGTTCAAAACACCAGCCCAGTTGTTGGCTCTCGAGGAAGTCTACAAAG AGCAAAAATTTCCTTCCGATGAAATGAAAGCAAGACTAGCAGTTCAGATAAGGTTGACGGAAAAGCAGATATCTAGTTGGTTTTGTCACAGAAGGTTGAAAGACAAAAGGAGAGATGAATCCTACCCTAATGGGCGACAAGATCATTCTAGTGGTGTTATTCAGGATCGTGGTAGTGGATTGAGGCAAGATTCTTGTGGTAGTATTAAGCAGGGTGATTATCGGAATATTGATCTGAGGGAAGTTGAAAGTCGAAGGATTTATGGCCAAGAATTTCCGGCTGCTGACCTCAAATTCGAGTGTAGGAGTCATCAAAATCCATATGATGATCGTATGGAGGATACATCTTCTGAAAGTAATTTGTCTTTAAATGATCAGCCTGAAAATGGAGCAATTACACAGATAAACCCGAGGAGTAGTAAAAGTATCGGTTATAAGCCATCAGGATATTTGAAGGTTAAGGGTGAAATTGAAAATCCTGCTATTACTGCTGTTAAGAGGCAGCTAGGGAGGCATTTCAAAGAAGATGGTCCTCTTCTTGGTATTCAATTCGATTCACTTCCTCCTGGTGCATTTGAGTTCCCAAGTAGCAGTCCGGTCAATG AGCCAATGTACGTTGGAGATACCCGACAGACCCATTCTCCAGATATCTCTGGAGTTATAAAGCAGCCGAGCAACATT GTAAATGTACATAATTCGAAGATTAGTTCTCAGGATTCCGATATGGAGGGTGCCAAATTTAACACAGTGCAAGGGTCTGAAAGACTGGACAGAAAATCTCATCATCAACTAAAACACAGGTCTTCTTTAGATATCTACAACGATTCTACCAAAAAAAGTACTCTCACTGATTCCAAACGAATTAAAACCAGCTCAAAGTTTGCTGTTGAAAAGATGGGATCGGATTCTTTTCCTAATCATCCTAGTCCGTATGGTATGAAAATTTCCGATGAACAACAAAAGCCTTGGCTGCATGATGATGATAGCCATACCTATAAGGCCCCTAAGAATGAAAACTTATCTAGAACTTCAAATTTGATTCGAGGGTACAATGAGTCCTCGAGTACTGAGAGAGGATCATCTGCAAGGATGGGAAAG GTGGAGAAACTTCGTGGAGAGTGGAAGACAAAAAAGGAGTGCCCTGTTACAGTAAAAAACGATCTGAAAAACAAATTGAGA GTCTCCAAACAAGTCAATGTTCAATATCCTCAACAAGATTTTGCAGCATATGCACCACATGCTAGATTGCCTTTGTTGACAAATCAGACTAAAGG TGGGAATAGCAACTATTGTGGTGGTGCTTTTCTTCAGTTTTCAAGATTATTTTTAGTCAGTACTAGTAGCAACTATTGGAACAACATTTGTGTGTGTGTACCTTTTGAGTGA
- the LOC108489902 gene encoding signal peptide peptidase-like isoform X1, giving the protein MKNCERLANLALAGLTLAPLVVKVDPNLNVILTACLAVYVGCYRSVKPTPPSETMSKEHAMRFPFIGSAMLLSLFLLFKFLSKDLVNAVLTCYFFVLGTVALSATILPAMKRFLPKLWNEDLIIWRFPYFRSLEIEFTRSQVIAAIPGSFFCAWYASQKHWLANNILGLAFCIQGIEMLSLGSFKIGAILLTGLFVYDIFWVFFTPVMVSVAKSFDAPIKLLFPTTDSARPFSMLGLGDIVIPGIFVALALRFDASRGKGSQYFKSAFSGYTVGLVLTIIVMNWFQAAQLLWDSWLFTVYGMEKSNRYWNLMNQILKLNLRKAALTNIARRLNEVIERQAKPL; this is encoded by the exons ATGAAGAACTGTGAAAGACTCGCTAATTTAGCTTTagcag GGTTGACATTGGCACCACTTGTTGTGAAGGTGGACCCTAACTTGAATGTTATTTTGACTGCATGCCTAGCAGTATATGTGGGCTGCTATCGTTCTGTCAAGCCAACTCCACCATCG GAGACAATGTCTAAAGAGCATGCTATGCGTTTTCCGTTCATTGGGAGTGCGATGCTGTTATCACTTTTCTTACTGTTCAAATTCTTATCAAAAGACTTGGTTAATGCAGTATTGACATGCTATTTCTTTGTGCTAGGAACTGTTGCCCTTTC GGCAACAATATTGCCTGCCATGAAACGCTTCTTGCCAAAGCTTTGGAATGAGGACCTTATCATTTGGCGTTTTCCATACTTCCGAT CTTTGGAGATTGAGTTCACAAGGTCTCAGGTCATAGCTGCAATTCCTGGATCCTTTTTCTGTGCATGGTACGCTTCACAGAAGCATTGGCTGGCTAATAATATTCTGGGTCTCGCTTTCTGCATTCAG GGAATTGAAATGCTTTCTCTTGGATCTTTTAAGATTGGTGCCATTCTCTTG ACTGGGCTTTTTGTATATGATATATTCTGGGTTTTTTTCACTCCCGTGATGGTTAGTGTTGCAAAGTCTTTTGATGCTCCTATAAAG CTTTTGTTCCCAACAACAGACTCTGCACGACCGTTTTCCATGCTTGGACTCGGTGACATTGTAATTCCTG GTATTTTTGTAGCGCTAGCTTTAAGATTTGATGCATCTAGGGGGAAAGGGAGCCAGTATTTTAAGAGTGCATTTTCTGGATACACAGTGGGATTGGTCCTTACAATTATCGTCATGAATTGGTTTCAAGCTGCACAG CTGTTATGGGATTCTTGGCTCTTCACTGTATATGGAATGGAGAAGTCAAACCG TTATtggaatttgatgaatcaaatacTGAAGTTAAATCTCAGGAAGGCAGCACTGACGAATATAGCAAGAAGGTTGAATGAAGTTATAGAAAGGCAAGCCAAACCACTCTGa
- the LOC108453778 gene encoding uncharacterized protein LOC108453778 isoform X2, producing the protein MEDSGEQQTEENKGSVDVANKKRTFKTPAQLLALEEVYKEQKFPSDEMKARLAVQIRLTEKQISSWFCHRRLKDKRRDESYPNGRQDHSSGVIQDRGSGLRQDSCGSIKQGDYRNIDLREVESRRIYGQEFPAADLKFECRSHQNPYDDRMEDTSSESNLSLNDQPENGAITQINPRSSKSIGYKPSGYLKVKGEIENPAITAVKRQLGRHFKEDGPLLGIQFDSLPPGAFEFPSSSPVNEPMYVGDTRQTHSPDISGVIKQPSNIVNVHNSKISSQDSDMEGAKFNTVQGSERLDRKSHHQLKHRSSLDIYNDSTKKSTLTDSKRIKTSSKFAVEKMGSDSFPNHPSPYGMKISDEQQKPWLHDDDSHTYKAPKNENLSRTSNLIRGYNESSSTERGSSARMGKVEKLRGEWKTKKECPVTVKNDLKNKLRVSKQVNVQYPQQDFAAYAPHARLPLLTNQTKGSSMDVPSSFSEDETAETDSSSD; encoded by the exons atGGAAG ATTCGGGTGAACAACAGACCGAAGAGAATAAAGGTTCTGTTGATGTTGCGAACAAGAAAAGAACGTTCAAAACACCAGCCCAGTTGTTGGCTCTCGAGGAAGTCTACAAAG AGCAAAAATTTCCTTCCGATGAAATGAAAGCAAGACTAGCAGTTCAGATAAGGTTGACGGAAAAGCAGATATCTAGTTGGTTTTGTCACAGAAGGTTGAAAGACAAAAGGAGAGATGAATCCTACCCTAATGGGCGACAAGATCATTCTAGTGGTGTTATTCAGGATCGTGGTAGTGGATTGAGGCAAGATTCTTGTGGTAGTATTAAGCAGGGTGATTATCGGAATATTGATCTGAGGGAAGTTGAAAGTCGAAGGATTTATGGCCAAGAATTTCCGGCTGCTGACCTCAAATTCGAGTGTAGGAGTCATCAAAATCCATATGATGATCGTATGGAGGATACATCTTCTGAAAGTAATTTGTCTTTAAATGATCAGCCTGAAAATGGAGCAATTACACAGATAAACCCGAGGAGTAGTAAAAGTATCGGTTATAAGCCATCAGGATATTTGAAGGTTAAGGGTGAAATTGAAAATCCTGCTATTACTGCTGTTAAGAGGCAGCTAGGGAGGCATTTCAAAGAAGATGGTCCTCTTCTTGGTATTCAATTCGATTCACTTCCTCCTGGTGCATTTGAGTTCCCAAGTAGCAGTCCGGTCAATG AGCCAATGTACGTTGGAGATACCCGACAGACCCATTCTCCAGATATCTCTGGAGTTATAAAGCAGCCGAGCAACATT GTAAATGTACATAATTCGAAGATTAGTTCTCAGGATTCCGATATGGAGGGTGCCAAATTTAACACAGTGCAAGGGTCTGAAAGACTGGACAGAAAATCTCATCATCAACTAAAACACAGGTCTTCTTTAGATATCTACAACGATTCTACCAAAAAAAGTACTCTCACTGATTCCAAACGAATTAAAACCAGCTCAAAGTTTGCTGTTGAAAAGATGGGATCGGATTCTTTTCCTAATCATCCTAGTCCGTATGGTATGAAAATTTCCGATGAACAACAAAAGCCTTGGCTGCATGATGATGATAGCCATACCTATAAGGCCCCTAAGAATGAAAACTTATCTAGAACTTCAAATTTGATTCGAGGGTACAATGAGTCCTCGAGTACTGAGAGAGGATCATCTGCAAGGATGGGAAAG GTGGAGAAACTTCGTGGAGAGTGGAAGACAAAAAAGGAGTGCCCTGTTACAGTAAAAAACGATCTGAAAAACAAATTGAGA GTCTCCAAACAAGTCAATGTTCAATATCCTCAACAAGATTTTGCAGCATATGCACCACATGCTAGATTGCCTTTGTTGACAAATCAGACTAAAGG ATCTTCCATGGATGTACCATCTAGCTTCAGTGAGGATGAAACTGCAGAAACTGATTCATCCTCGGATTGA
- the LOC108450084 gene encoding uncharacterized protein LOC108450084: MTSAVEINGEQLVNALPDLSIQDQIEVKKKGAVVEEGCENHSGICAICLDKIMLQETALVKGCEHAYCVTCILRWATYSQMPTCPQCKHPFEFLDVHRSLDGRIHDYMFEESVCLLLRATWFKPLIVLEEREEVYDNLESYYDYYPYEDEDDEEDEVYYTNSPSLRIGNRRWGDSGYVRSGRQEARPVQRSNFQDSTGAGSSREPKNKETTKSTMGRRAKRTLKREAANKAAEEKHQEHLMSSRLK; the protein is encoded by the exons atGACTTCAGCTGTCGAGATCAACGGTGAACAACTAGTTAACGCTCTTCCCGATCTCTCGATTCAAGATCAG ATTGAAGTGAAGAAGAAAGGGGCTGTTGTTGAAGAAGGTTGCGAAAACCACAGTGGAATATGCGCGATTTGTTTAGATAAGATAATGTTGCAGGAAACTGCACTCGTAAAAGGTTGCGAGCATGCTTACTG TGTGACGTGCATCCTTCGATGGGCAACATACAGTCAGATGCCTACGTGCCCTCAGTGTAAACATCCATTTGAGTTCCTTGATGTTCATCGTTCGCTTGATGGCAG AATCCATGACTACATGTTCGAGGAAAGTGTTTGCTTACTTCTTAGAGCCACATGGTTTAAACCATTGATTGTGCTGGAGGAACGCGAAGAGGTGTATGATAATCTGGAAAGTTATTATGATTATTATCCTTACGAAGATGAGGACGATGAAGAAGATGAAGTTTATTACACCAATTCACCGAGTCTCCGCATCGGCAACCGGAGATGGGGTGATAGTGGATATGTAAGGTCAGGGCGCCAAGAAGCCAGGCCTGTTCAACGATCCAATTTCCAGGACTCCACTGGTGCCGGGTCCTCACGCGAGCCTAAGAATAAAGAAACCACAAAAAGTACAATGGGGAGACGAGCAAAGAGAACGCTCAAACGTGAGGCTGCCAATAAGGCTGCTGAAGAAAAACATCAAGAGCATTTGATGAGTTCGAGGCTGAAGTGA
- the LOC108489902 gene encoding signal peptide peptidase-like isoform X3, translated as MKNCERLANLALAGLTLAPLVVKVDPNLNVILTACLAVYVGCYRSVKPTPPSETMSKEHAMRFPFIGSAMLLSLFLLFKFLSKDLVNAVLTCYFFVLGTVALSATILPAMKRFLPKLWNEDLIIWRFPYFRSLEIEFTRSQVIAAIPGSFFCAWYASQKHWLANNILGLAFCIQGIEMLSLGSFKIGAILLTGLFVYDIFWVFFTPVMVSVAKSFDAPIKLLFPTTDSARPFSMLGLGDIVIPGIFVALALRFDASRGKGSQYFKSAFSGYTVGLVLTIIVMNWFQAAQLLWDSWLFTVYGMEKSNRDMLLGLNCECRIRVCSQHEYG; from the exons ATGAAGAACTGTGAAAGACTCGCTAATTTAGCTTTagcag GGTTGACATTGGCACCACTTGTTGTGAAGGTGGACCCTAACTTGAATGTTATTTTGACTGCATGCCTAGCAGTATATGTGGGCTGCTATCGTTCTGTCAAGCCAACTCCACCATCG GAGACAATGTCTAAAGAGCATGCTATGCGTTTTCCGTTCATTGGGAGTGCGATGCTGTTATCACTTTTCTTACTGTTCAAATTCTTATCAAAAGACTTGGTTAATGCAGTATTGACATGCTATTTCTTTGTGCTAGGAACTGTTGCCCTTTC GGCAACAATATTGCCTGCCATGAAACGCTTCTTGCCAAAGCTTTGGAATGAGGACCTTATCATTTGGCGTTTTCCATACTTCCGAT CTTTGGAGATTGAGTTCACAAGGTCTCAGGTCATAGCTGCAATTCCTGGATCCTTTTTCTGTGCATGGTACGCTTCACAGAAGCATTGGCTGGCTAATAATATTCTGGGTCTCGCTTTCTGCATTCAG GGAATTGAAATGCTTTCTCTTGGATCTTTTAAGATTGGTGCCATTCTCTTG ACTGGGCTTTTTGTATATGATATATTCTGGGTTTTTTTCACTCCCGTGATGGTTAGTGTTGCAAAGTCTTTTGATGCTCCTATAAAG CTTTTGTTCCCAACAACAGACTCTGCACGACCGTTTTCCATGCTTGGACTCGGTGACATTGTAATTCCTG GTATTTTTGTAGCGCTAGCTTTAAGATTTGATGCATCTAGGGGGAAAGGGAGCCAGTATTTTAAGAGTGCATTTTCTGGATACACAGTGGGATTGGTCCTTACAATTATCGTCATGAATTGGTTTCAAGCTGCACAG CTGTTATGGGATTCTTGGCTCTTCACTGTATATGGAATGGAGAAGTCAAACCG GGATATGTTACTTGGACTCAATTGCGAGTGTAGGATACGGGTATGTAGCCAACATGAGTATGGTTAA
- the LOC108489902 gene encoding signal peptide peptidase-like isoform X4 — MKNCERLANLALAGLTLAPLVVKVDPNLNVILTACLAVYVGCYRSVKPTPPSETMSKEHAMRFPFIGSAMLLSLFLLFKFLSKDLVNAVLTCYFFVLGTVALSATILPAMKRFLPKLWNEDLIIWRFPYFRSLEIEFTRSQVIAAIPGSFFCAWYASQKHWLANNILGLAFCIQGIEMLSLGSFKIGAILLTGLFVYDIFWVFFTPVMVSVAKSFDAPIKLLFPTTDSARPFSMLGLGDIVIPGIFVALALRFDASRGKGSQYFKSAFSGYTVGLVLTIIVMNWFQAAQPALLYIVPAVMGFLALHCIWNGEVKPGYVTWTQLRV, encoded by the exons ATGAAGAACTGTGAAAGACTCGCTAATTTAGCTTTagcag GGTTGACATTGGCACCACTTGTTGTGAAGGTGGACCCTAACTTGAATGTTATTTTGACTGCATGCCTAGCAGTATATGTGGGCTGCTATCGTTCTGTCAAGCCAACTCCACCATCG GAGACAATGTCTAAAGAGCATGCTATGCGTTTTCCGTTCATTGGGAGTGCGATGCTGTTATCACTTTTCTTACTGTTCAAATTCTTATCAAAAGACTTGGTTAATGCAGTATTGACATGCTATTTCTTTGTGCTAGGAACTGTTGCCCTTTC GGCAACAATATTGCCTGCCATGAAACGCTTCTTGCCAAAGCTTTGGAATGAGGACCTTATCATTTGGCGTTTTCCATACTTCCGAT CTTTGGAGATTGAGTTCACAAGGTCTCAGGTCATAGCTGCAATTCCTGGATCCTTTTTCTGTGCATGGTACGCTTCACAGAAGCATTGGCTGGCTAATAATATTCTGGGTCTCGCTTTCTGCATTCAG GGAATTGAAATGCTTTCTCTTGGATCTTTTAAGATTGGTGCCATTCTCTTG ACTGGGCTTTTTGTATATGATATATTCTGGGTTTTTTTCACTCCCGTGATGGTTAGTGTTGCAAAGTCTTTTGATGCTCCTATAAAG CTTTTGTTCCCAACAACAGACTCTGCACGACCGTTTTCCATGCTTGGACTCGGTGACATTGTAATTCCTG GTATTTTTGTAGCGCTAGCTTTAAGATTTGATGCATCTAGGGGGAAAGGGAGCCAGTATTTTAAGAGTGCATTTTCTGGATACACAGTGGGATTGGTCCTTACAATTATCGTCATGAATTGGTTTCAAGCTGCACAG CCTGCACTTTTGTATATTGTACCAGCTGTTATGGGATTCTTGGCTCTTCACTGTATATGGAATGGAGAAGTCAAACCG GGATATGTTACTTGGACTCAATTGCGAGTGTAG
- the LOC108451220 gene encoding AT-hook motif nuclear-localized protein 17-like, translating into MADMIGVISLSQAPNYSSDDDSSSENTPLSGEAISGYVGANGSGGDGSGSSKSKTPTAMVIDDHHPQPRAPPSSGATARKPRGRPVGSRNRPKPAAVTARDGGSAVVQPAVLEITAGADIIETIISFARRNRVGVSIVSATGSVMNVTLRHPLFNAPSFSLHGSYGLLAMSGSFMAFSGAPSSSNRTPQSTFGVTLAGTQGQLSGGLVWGRLMVATEATVVLNTFVNPALHRQLPFEVEDRHRQDMIMPSLRGNNGAVLGGLSSLGGSLGVGVGSGLGGLGGGGLGLRGAVGGGATGFRPVYGVAAVPPPMNGQSQMFSDVMQWGPSPRPY; encoded by the coding sequence ATGGCGGATATGATTGGAGTTATCTCTCTTTCTCAAGCCCCTAACTACTCTTCCGACGACGATTCCTCGTCGGAAAACACCCCTTTGAGCGGAGAAGCTATCTCCGGCTACGTTGGAGCCAATGGCAGCGGTGGTGATGGCAGTGGGTCTTCCAAGTCTAAGACTCCTACTGCAATGGTCATTGATGATCACCACCCTCAACCAAGGGCTCCTCCGTCATCGGGAGCCACCGCTAGGAAGCCAAGAGGCAGGCCTGTTGGATCCAGAAACAGGCCCAAACCAGCGGCTGTTACTGCCAGGGACGGTGGCTCAGCTGTGGTGCAGCCTGCGGTCTTGGAGATCACTGCTGGTGCTGATATTATCGAAACTATTATCAGCTTTGCTCGAAGGAACCGTGTAGGCGTTTCTATTGTTAGCGCCACTGGTTCCGTCATGAACGTCACGCTCCGTCATCCTCTTTTTAACGCGCCGTCGTTCTCACTTCATGGATCTTATGGATTACTCGCTATGTCTGGCTCTTTCATGGCCTTTAGTGGTGCTCCTTCATCTTCCAACAGGACACCACAATCAACTTTTGGTGTAACTCTTGCAGGTACCCAAGGTCAACTTTCTGGTGGGTTAGTATGGGGGAGACTGATGGTGGCGACGGAGGCGACTGTGGTGTTGAACACTTTCGTCAACCCTGCTCTTCATAGGCAACTCCCATTTGAAGTTGAAGATCGTCATCGTCAAGACATGATCATGCCTAGTCTTCGTGGTAACAATGGTGCCGTACTCGGCGGATTAAGCAGCTTAGGTGGCAGTCTCGGTGTTGGGGTCGGCTCCGGCCTAGGTGGCCTTGGAGGTGGCGGCCTCGGCCTCCGCGGTGCTGTTGGTGGTGGTGCAACTGGATTCCGCCCTGTTTATGGCGTTGCAGCAGTACCCCCTCCAATGAATGGCCAGAGCCAGATGTTTTCTGATGTTATGCAATGGGGTCCTTCCCCACGTCCTTATTGA